Genomic window (Pyrus communis chromosome 13, drPyrComm1.1, whole genome shotgun sequence):
AGAGAACATGTACACATCAGTATGAGTTGGAGTTTTAATGGTGGTTTTAGGTTCTCACAAATCTTATCACTTTATAATGTAAAACTTTAGTTGGATTGTCTGAGTGGGTCACTGATATGGCATTCACAAAGAACGACACCCATTCAATGCATCTATCTAGGGCTCGTCGGTATTCTAATACCAACTGGTCTTTTCTTTTGTGAGAGTGACGTGATCAATTATGTAATTAGACTACTCTACTAAAGTTTTCCTCCGTTACCGGATACTGAATCTTGAAAACAAACCGTGACATTTCTTGACAACAAATCTAAATGATCAAAAGCTTTTACATTATTGAACTATAATTAAGATTATAACTCTTAACCCATAAGCTCCAATAATTGATACATCATGAGATAtcctaaataaataattaatattaaacaAATCTATAAATCTTTAACGTACTAATACAAATTGTGATGATACAAAATCATATAAACTTCAGCCAAATACAGTATATCATAAATTAATAATGTAACCAAAACCTCAGCCTGAGTTTATTTCAGTTCACCCTGCACAACAACAATCTGATCGGCAATGCCGACGATCGCTTCTTCATTCTTCGGTTGTTCTATGTTGTGTCCCTCTTAAATACGTCATATAATACATCGTATTCATTTTCGTATTCATTTCTAACCATCCTTACAATACCGTAATGCCATCATTGTTTATACCGTGGGAGTTGGAATCAAGGAGGTTCTCTAGTGATCTGGTTTTTCTGCTTCGATCCCTGCCTGCTTCTTTCAATAACTCAGCCAACCTTCTTTTCTCATCATCCACGTCGGGATTTGCTGTCCCAAGTTTCTCTTCCCTCATCTCAACAACGTACTCCAAGATTTCGATGGCATCCTCCAACCTGGGTTTAATGATCACAACAATAATCAGAACAACATCAGAGAATCAACACatatactaaaaaaatctaTCTTCCGAAAGAGCAACAAATCACAAAATTTCTACAGcttattaagtttttattttttttatgtttaatcgTCAAAACAACGGTCTTGTCAGGCTTTCAGTGCAAGAAAAGAACAGAAAGTAGAACATGTGAAATAGGGAATATAAAAAAGTCACAACCAATTGAGCATTTGCAATGAGCACCAGGTGAAGAACGAAAGCATGCTTAATGAAACTTGAACATGACACATTGATACTAGTCGAAGGACAAACATAAAGATAAGAGCGTACCTTCCAGTTGCATCATAAGTGCCAGCAAGATTGCTATACACCCCGAGTGTGTCAGGGTGGTACGGTCCGCACTCATGTTCCAAAATAGTCCTGGCTTCTTCGAAGCATTCTTGAGCCTCATTTATGGAATAACGTTGCACGCAAGCAAGCCCTATTTGGTTAAGAACAATCCCGAAAAAAGCAGTTTTCTTTTCTCCAGTTGCACGGAGCTTTGAAATGGCACTCTTGAAGGAGTCATAAGATTCAGAATAACTCCCCAGCATGTAGTACATGACACCCATTTGGGCTTCAATCCCGGCTATGGTGCTCTGTTGACCAGGGGCATCATTGTATATCTTTAATGCCTTCTGTAGCAACTTGACCGCCTGCTCAAGGTCATTCATCGATTCATAGATAGCAGAAACATCTGTGAGACCACTTGCCATCTCCTCAGGGGGGACTCCATGCATGGGCTTTTCATAAATTCGAAGGGCATTCTCACAATATGATTTTGACTCTCGAATTTTCCCAGTCCTGTTATACAAATCAGCCAAGCGGATGAAGACTGAACCAACAGCTGGATGATTCTCTCCTTTGGTGGTCTTGAACACAGTGAGTGCCTTCTGATAAGCAAAAGCAGCTTCATCATACCGAGACAAGGACAAGTATGTGTCTCCAATGCTGCAATCAACAGAAGCCACCTCCACTTCCTGGCCATTTGCCACCATGGCCATGCTGGCTAACACAAGGTGCTCAAGAGCAGCTTCGTGATCACCCTTCGTTTCACATATAAGACCCATCAATCTCCTATCTGCAGCCTCTTCCAGAGAAGATGGGGAACCATTCTCTTTATGACTGTCGAGAGCCATCTGGCAAAGCCTCTGAGCTTCATCAAATTGCAATGCTTGGACATGAGCTTCAGCCAAATACCGACAAGTCTCACCAACTCTTACATCTGTTTCTCCCAAAACTTGTTTCTGGATTTCCAATCCAGTTGAGTAATGCATAATTGAATTCTCAAGTTGGCCCAGCATAGCATAAGTATCACCCAACTGCATATGACCAGCAAATTTAGCAAGGGCATGATTTTGGCCTTCCTCAATAGCTGAAAGCTCAATTGAATGTTCGAGAACAGGAATTGCCTCATGATACTGGCCTAAGTTACAGTAAATTGCTGCCGTGACGTGAAGGCACATTACCAGCTCTAAACAAGGTTTCCCATTTGCaaataattcaaatgattttccAGCTCGAAGAGCTAATTCAAGAGCTTTCTGGGGATTATCCCCTGAGGAAATCAAATCTCTTGCTTGCTTAAGCAAAAATGGCCCAAGATCGGGATTATTTAACCCTGATTCAGCCAAATCCTCAGTTCCATTCTGCAACTTTGACCCTGCCACAGATGAATTCCTGCCTTTCTTCACGGAAGTGGGTCCCAGATGCtgtttttggaaatttttattgCTAGGAATTGGAGGTTTGTCAGGACTTCTTCCCTTCACAACTGATTTTGATGAAGTTTCAGTCTCGACCTGCAATTGAGCAACTTTCTTTGAGTTCCCAGAAGAAACGGATTTTGCACTTGCAGATTTAACCATCTTTCCTGATTTTCTATCTGAGGACAAACCTTTCTTAGAACTTGAATCACTACGAGAATCATACGCTGGCTTTTCTAGTACTTCCTCTTCCATTATCTCCACCTCTCTCATCTCTCCTCCAACAAGATGGCGTAACTCTGAATCAATCCTAGACTCATCACCATCCGATCGAAAACTACGCCTTGAAGGTGACTGATCAGAACTCTGCATATCACACACATTCTCATAAAGCTGCTCAATTGAGGTGTCAACCACCCCATCAACTGGACGATCATGTCCTCTACTCCGGGGGCTTTGCTGATTCAGAGTACTCTTTGGGGATCCATTCAGAGCTGTATTTTCCTTACTTGGCAAGGAATTTTCATGTGATTCATTTACCACCTCATCAACAATTCCAGGCATCGCTATGTTCCCGAATCAACAAAACCTCTACACCAAATAAATTATCTGCAACAGATGTTTCATACAGAATaggtaaaaagaaaaacaagacaCAACCGTCACAAACGGATCTCAATAAATCAAGCAGAAGATTTTAGCAGAATTCCAAATGCATACAACATACTGCACATATTGAAAAAATattgaacaaaaagaaaatgcatCAGCAACATCATAAAATTCATTTCGGGCATTTTAGCAATCTGCTTTTGAAACTTTGTATGTTTATCAATAAACCTAACGAGCAAATATCAAACAATAACCACAATATACTTTAAAACATCATAAAATTCATGTTTCGGCATTTTAGCAATTCACTTTTGAACTTTGTATGTTTCCCAACAAACCAAATAACaagtaaaaacaacaaaaaatgaaaaacttagATTTACCCATCAAAGGAAACAATGAGAAATAACTAAAACACAAAATGCCCTCATCAGAtctttccaacaaaaaaaaaaaataaagaagaagaatccaatcAACCCGCATAAATGCAATATTACATACAAAACTCATATCACCACTGGAACATGCCAAAGATTAAAACCAATCAAATCAACTACTTTTCATATTATTGTTGATTAACATGAACCCATCAACGATAAAGAATAGTTCTTTGCAGCTAACCtctcaaattaataaaacagaAAGAAGACCGAAAAATGGAATATAAATAATGGGTTGTTTATTGAGCAGCAAATACAATACGCAGAAAGAAGAAATGGGAAAAATCCATACCTGAACAACCAATCGACCATGTCAAAAGGGCAGCAAATGGATTGAGCTATCTGGGTCTCAATAAAAATgcaatatatacatacacacacatatatacgaGGTAATGGGGAGAAAATGTCgaatattttatctttttatggtGGGGGTTGGTTGGGATGAAGACGACAGGGTGGGAGGCGAAATGGGGAAATGACTAAAGAAACAAAAGATGAAATctttttgaggaaaaaaaaaaaggaaattaattggGGGAAATGGTTGCAGAGTTGGAATACCGAAGGGGGGAAGCGAGAAGGCGAGACTTCTTCCGCACCCGCGCGTCCTGCTGGAACTCCCGAAATGccgatttgttttgttttctcttaCAGTCAATTAACCCTGAAACCGCCACGTGGCGCTCTGATAGCGGTTTGTTTCCTCTTACTGTCATTTTTTGGctgtttttattttaactttatattttagtttttgggtGGGACGTAGGTTTTTTTATGGATAAAAGGTCATTAGTCTTGAAATTACTTTGCTTCTTCTCAACTTGATTATGAAGAGAATATTTCAGTGTGTCAAGAACACAATTTGATACATCAAGTGTTATAGTATAAAcgattgaatttttattaaagtagTTAGCTactttgtattatgacacttaattTACCGAACTGTATTTccagcacactgaaaaatctctcattcgTCAAGGTGATTGACATGTCGGCACAATAGGAGGAACCATTATAACTCTCCTAAATAGGAATACCACAATTATATCCATCGGACGATAATGAGTACCACCAAATTACGCTAAAACAGTCGTATGCCACGTTTATTGTATCAAAAAATTCTGTATTAGACATCAATCAATACAGACTGAGAGTTTAACAATTTGTCTAGGTTCATTTTTCTTTATGCCCAATGGTATGTGGACTCATTTGTGTGTATGTTAATCTCGAAactaatataaaaatttgatttaacataTATCGTATATTAATACATAACGTGTCTATGGTTAGTCAACAATAAAGTTTTATGTAACTCCATCTAGATAGAAACTTGAAAAATTGCCTAGTGTGGTAGGTGGTGGGTTTCGCCTTATTGTTTGACATTAACTTGATTATGTGCTGAACGATTCACACTTTGGTTTGGACCATGATGGTCATGAATAGTGCATTGATGAAACACCAGTATAGCACATGAAGCAATAAATATACGGTGAGCATTGAGCAAGGCCATAGGTTTAAGTAGGCTTCACTTTATATTGGAGTCAACAATTTCGATTTGAAAATGGGAATGTAAGTTTCTCAAAAGCAAGGTTTTCTATAAATTTTATGTCACTTCATATTTTTGGTGTAATGTTTTATGATGTTAACACGATAATTGAAGTTAAATTATGATATGGTAGAGAGTctataaaaatctcattttaaaataatctctttagcatttctgtTTGGATTTTCAGTTGTGggtgatgataaacttcaactTCGTCCCCACAAAGTTTGAATCTAAAAGATGGATAAGTCTACCATGTTTGTGCATCTCATACACGTGTGTATGGTGGGAAAATTGTAATTGGATTGGCTGAAGTTATTGGATTCATTTGGTTGGAATCATTCAAAAGTAGTACAACAGTCTCGTGAAGTGACCAAATGGGAATTGATGAAGGTGCATTTAGCTTTTGAAATAATCATTGGGGTAAACAAGTTTCACAAGGCTCTAGGTTGGATTGATGCAATATAATAAACATGCTCCCACATGGGGACTAAGTACAATTTATCCCACTCATGGGTCAAAGTATCAACTGTTACTGGGGGTGGGGAGGTTCCACGTCTCCGACCAAACTACcaataatataaaatgatatacaaatacaaaattGTTAATAGTTAAGAGTTCGTTTAaaagttttttaaaatgattgaattgatttttgtttcaaaagtacttcaaatgttttttcatgatttacttgcatttttgctatagattggttccaaaagcacttttatcaaaagtgttttcaatcattttaaaaaactttCAAACGAGCCTTAGATTGTGTGAAAATGCAGGAGTTGTAAGCTATAATGCATTAAAGATCAAATGAGGTGATCTTATATTCACTAATGGGTGAAGCCAACTTCGATGGAGAAACTTATTCATGTCGGAAATGACGATTTAGTGATATCTCAACTTTCACTCTTGATATTGCGTGTTTAGCTTAAAATACCAGCACAATGACTATGAGGTTCCAAGTTTTGAATTAAGCATGCTCATAGTGTTAGCAAAATATTAACACACTACCATCCATGAATATGAAAGATGAGTATTTGACAAACAGTTCCATGGAAAGTACATGCATATAACCATGATACTTATGCTGAGAATGAGAGGAGACATTTGTTAATTTCTTGACGATTTTTCATTCACAcagaaattaaatattataaattaatatagATAAATAAATGAATCGAAAACCGCTTGTATTTATTGTGGTTACTTACGAACCCAACTTAACTTAGTCATTGTCCATAGATTTAGGGTTTATTTTCGTTTAGCAGCACTTGTTGTATAATTCCGTGAGTTAGTTTGAATTCAATAGGTGCATGTAGTAAAATGGTGTTTACTTATGAAAAGTTAAACCTTTTTAATGAGCAGCATTTGGTTTCTATATAATCCCATGAAATCATTGTCATTAAGAAGttgaaaattagagttaatccTTATTCTTGAGAAATAGAGTTTTCCCACTGTATTTCTCTTATTCTTCGTTTGTCAAATTCTGAGTCGTGTCTTGAAAGTACGAAATATATAAGGTTTGTCAGAGTCTGAAGATTGAGGTGCTTTGACTTcagattatagattgttgaatcctagGAAACAGACGCCTACCGAattacaagcacaagagtaagGGCGAAATTttgtctttaggacattgcatttatgcaagcctcaatctccaagtttgtcattctttctaactttctctctagttgtttatattaatctcatacataattgatattgtaattttctttatgattattatcattagaattcttgtgttattttcatattttctaatattgctccaacaggTCCATCCATCTGAATCGAAAACCAACTCCAATGCACTCACTTGGATACTTGTGTTGAGATTGAGAAGAGCCAGTCCAGCCTATTACTGTGCGGCCAGCTGCTACAATATAAGAATCACCATATGAAGAATGAATAGAGAAAATCTAGAAGACCGTTTAGATCGTCCACGCAAACGTACATGATCCATGTAATATTAACATAAACAGAATCTTGGAACAAAACTTTGTTTACTTGCTTCGTGTGAAACCCTATCTGTGTCTCATGATAGAACGAATTTAGCAACCTCAgcagcttcttcttccttaAGACAACCATGATAATCTGTATACAGGTTCAAGTGGTCCATGAGGTCCTCCCATACTGTTTCCTCCTTGATTGGTTCGCACATCATATAATTAAGAACTTTCAAGACACAAGGAAGTTAGGTTAAGTGATAAGGGCACTTTTCAAATTAATAGTGAAATGTATGTAGGTTTATGAAAAAATTCCGTCGTTGATTATGTGTAGGGACTTAATGGAACAAGGAATAAGAGATGTTACATCATTTTCAAGGGTATAAAGCACGTGTTGTATAATGAGTGGTTGAAAAGGCACGTGTTGTACAAAGAGTGGTCTAAGAAGGCACGTGTTGTACGAAAAGTGGCATGAGTGCCACCAACAAATTAATGGATTAAATGGTGCCACAACAATGGCATACGATGCTCGATTAAATTCTCCATAAGCTCtaactttataatttattagtttttttttttcatttatgtcttcatttctttcttctttaaatcaaatttgtccttgttttcttgttttcgcTTCTCAAAATTTTCTATTGCGCGAAGGCATTATCTAGCTCTTCCACTCTATAGTGCAAGATATCAAAGCACGTTATAGACCAGGTTATAAAAACTTATGGcacgtttgataaccatttctttttaagttttagcacaaatggaagaaaataaagaagaaaataaaggtACTAACCAAGCTAAGGTCGTCAAACGAACCAACTGAAACAAAGGCGAGGGATTCTAAAGTTATCAGTAGTTATCACACTCTGCATGTTCGAGCTGCCTTTTCGTTCATTTTTGTATCTCAAATGCTGGTTCAAGCATTTACTGGGGATCGTTGCCCTCTCGATTTTGTTGCTTAATTGACAAGAAAAGAACAAGAGGTGCATCACAACTTCAGGGTTTTTCAAGACAATGTAGCATCTTTGAAAAAAGGAAAGCGTTCTCAAACTCTTGTCGAATACATGAGATAGAAGCAAACAAAATTCGAGGGACAATGTCATTCCTCATGATAAAAGGTATGAAGTATTAAGACCAATTTTCTCTCCTCTCAGTATGagaaataatgtgtcaccaattaGGGGAGATCCGAATGTCACATAGAAGAATGTTTCATTGTTTTCTTTCGAGCAATTTTCCAGGACTCAGATTGTGAAAAGCACAGCAATTGGGCTACCAATAGAGTGACCAGTAAATATTAGTCTCTTCTTTTCATTGATAGCCTCTTGAACCTGAGCACATTAGGAAAGAATAACACATGAATCACAAATAAGTAGTTTGCAACACATTATATGTATTAGAGGTGTCAAACTGGACGAGCCTACCATCTCATTTAGGTAAAATATCAAGTGCAGTCGTTATGAACCGTGCCATGTCAGCCCTTATTTAAATGAGTTGAGCCTTGTTGTTCCTTATTTAAATGGATTGTGTCCGTGTTGTACAATTGTACTTGGGCTGGCTCGCCCATTTGACACATCTAAAGATGGTCAAGGGCACTTTTTCAAATTAGTAGTGAAACGTATATAGGTATATCAAAAAAGTTTCGTCATTGATTATCTGTAGGGACTTGATGGAACAAAGGAATAAGAGATATTACATCGCCTTCAAGGGTATAAAACTCGTGTTGTACAAAGAGCATTTTGAGAAGGCACGTGTTGTACAAAGAGTTGAATGAGTGTCACTAACAAATAATGAATTAATGGTGCCACAATAATGGCATACGACGAGCCATGCAAAATACGATGGTCGTCGCCCCTTCAATTCTGTTGGTTAATTTGACAAGTAAAGAACAAGAGTTGCAGCACCACTTCAGGGTTTTTCAAGACAATGTACCATCGACCTTTGCCGAAGTTAAGCTCTTGTCGGGTCATCCTGATGTTGGATAGAGCCCAGGTAATTTTATAGAAAGTTGAGTGGTTCACCGCCTAGAAACCTGGAATTAGAATCTTTTCTTGATCTTTGTGAGGTTAGTTGTAGCTTTGAGATCTCTTATGTCGGATTATACATGAAGAAGGGGAGGCTTTCTCGAACTCTTGTCGAATACATGAGATTGGAGCAAGCAAAATTCGAgggacaatgtcatacctcatgaCAAAAGGTATGAAGTATTGAGACCAATTTTCTCTCCTCCGAGCATGAGAAATAATGTGACACCAATTGAGGGAGATCTGAATGCCACACAGAAGAATGTTTCATTGTTTTCTTTCGAGCAATTTTTCAAGAACCAGATTGTGGCAAGCACAGCAATTTCATCGCAGGTAAatatttttcactttatttCATTGATAGCCCCTTGAACCTGAGCAAGGATAGAATAACACATGAATCACAGAAGTCTGCAACACATTATATGTATTAGAGGTGTCAAATGGGACGAGCCAACCCATCTCATTTAGGTAAAACATTGAGTGCAGTTTTTACAAACCGTGCCGTGTCAGTCCTAATTTAAATGGATTTTAGCCTTATCATTCCTTATAAATGGATTGTGCTCATGTTGTGCTTGGACTGTCTCTCCCATTTGACACagttaatatgtatatatgccTCAAAGTACATTTTATGACTCAGCAAGGTGTCATGTTCTATAGGTATACTCCTTATGTTGTGCTATAATATGATCAACTCAAACCCAATCCGttaatttattttgtccaaATATATAATCCTAACTCATACACAAGTTTTGAGTGTCATGTCCTGTCCAATAAAAGCATATTATATAACGATAATGTGTCATTTTTCGCAAGTGAACATTGACCCGACTTATTAATTAAGCGTGTTCTTATCATGTCAACCTGTTATAGACCTAGCCCGAAAAAGCTAGAGTATTGGATAACAAATAGACTGGTGCTATTGGCATGCATTTGTTTTAACTTCCTTCAACTCGATCTTGTTCATGAAAACTATGAGTTAATAGCAGAAAGATGAATATTGTTAGCTAATGGAATGTTTAACCTAACAAAAAATGGATCCAATTCGTTAACAGAGCGTTTACACTTGAACCCAAGATTTTGTGATATTCATTATTCCCTCCTCTAATatgtttgtataaaaaatagATGGGTATATTACACTTTACCATCTCAGGTTTGAAGTTTATttcaacctcatacaacatctttaaaaaattccactttcatacctcaagtactattttatttgaatagaatacatccgttacattttccatccattgatccgttaagagctgacgtggctgccaaatgtgcgccacgtggcaaaaataataacttttatgcatttaatatattataataatttatcatattaaaaaaaataataataataaattaaaaaaaaaaagtgaaacccaaaaacccttcccccccccccgaCCCACCTCcatctcctccactctcttcacctcccctcccatccaaaaaacacaccccatcccaccccacccaCCCCCACCTACCCCAcaaccccccaccccacccGAATCGCCTGGAACGAGTGGCCTGGGTCAGAGTCGACGAAGAAGGGGTCGCTGGAGACGCAGACTCGAGGCAAGCCGGGTTTTGAGACGGAAATCGAGTTCGATTCGTCCCCATTCAGGTCGACATTGTTCATAAGTAGTCGAGTGAGGAGTCGCCACTCTTGCCAGAGTTCGAAACTGTGGAGTTGGGATGGTGGGGTCAAGACCCTGCTACTGCGATGCGAGTCCACAGATTCTTATTTTGATCTTTTAATGTCAGAGTTTAGGGATGACAAAGGTGGTTCGCGATGGCCGATGAGGGGAGAATTTtggatattttagttttttggttttttagttTTGCTGGGTTGTTGAGGATTTGAAATTGAATGGGTAGGCTTTGCATATTCTTTCGAAAGATAACAGGGTGTGTTTAGTTAAAgggaaattgagagaaaatggatAGGAAATGTTTGGATTTCTTTGTGTTATGTTGAGTGTGGGAAAATTTGGaactttttcagtttttggcttCTAGGATAGAGATTGACGGATCTGGAACAAGATAGAGATTGAAGGCGTTAGGACCACATTGTTTAGGGCCTATTAGCTCTTTGTCTCAGCCCATACCTTTTAACCCACAACTATGTTTTGCTCAAGGCCCAGCCTGTTTGGAGCTAGGGTTCCCTTTCAGTTGAATATAAAGAGTGGAATGTACGCTGTTAGGGCATGGATGAATGAAAATGTGtctcttttccttttaaatctcatttttcttttgctatctCTGCATTGTTCCTTCAATTTCTAGCTTTCTGCTATCTGAGACCGATTAGGCGTActaattggtatcagagcccgtCGATTCGATGGGCAAAAACACCCAGTCCGCTACCTCTTCCGATCCAGATGCGGTCGCCGCCGCTATGGATGTGCGCCAGGAACACCTTCGCACCTTTGAAGCCCTTGAAACACAACACCATAACCTCCAAAAATCATTCGACCTTATGACCACCTCTAATGCAACCTTCCAAAACACAGTAACCTCCCAGTTTGCAGCGTTTCAAACCCTCATGCTTGACGAATTTCATCTTCTCAAATTTGGGCTTCCTTCCCTCTACACCACCACTGCCGCACCCACCACAACCCCAACTCCTACCCCATCTCCATTGACTACTAGACCAACCACACCCATACCCACCACCTCTATTTGTTCCCTCTTTGCACCGCCGTCAACTACACACACAGGCTTGGGTCTTTCTAACCCCCCATTCCCCAGCATTGCTCCACAGCCCCCATACTTATTTTCCACCTGCCCCACTCTGTCCCCCTCAACTATAACCAGTCGACCGGTTTTTTCCCGGCAACCCTTCCCATCatcctcttttttttccctaaaccctatttccccAATCCCACCATAACCCTACTCATTCCAGGTTTTACCTTCACCAACGCCATTTAACTCCTACACTCAACCACACCTCACACCCACCCTACATCACCACTCATCTCATTTTAAACCAATCAAAATAGAGTTACCACATTTTAATGGGGATGACCCATATAGGTGGTTGGCCATGGCTGAAAGATACATGGACTATTATGAGGTTCCACCGAATCAGTGGGTTTTGGTGGCTGCTTGTAATTTTGGGGCGAATGCCTCGATTTGGATGCGAGGGTTCAAACAATGGTACGGACGAGAGAACTATAGTCTCTTTGTCGACCTATTGCTTTAACATTTTGGGGGTGGTGATCGAGCTAATATTGAATCACAGCTCACTCACATTCAACAAAAAGGCATCGTGGATGAATACATCGCTGAATTTACCAAACTGTCATGTAGGGTGATAGATTGGACTGAAAATCAATTGAAACATGTTTTCCTTAAGGGCCTACGTGACGACATTCGTCACGACGTCTTAGCTCTCAAACCCGACTCTCTCTACCAAGCCCAAAAGCTAGCCAAAATCTTTGAGACCAAAAACCAAGCTAAACGTTATACCCGTAACCCTTTTTCTCGCCCCTTCCAATCCTCCTTTTCTAGACCCACCATCCATCCCACTACACCACCTGTCACAGTTCCTCCCCACCACCCCACGGCTCATTTCAAACGTCTAACCCCGGCCGAGGTCCAagataaaatcagaaaaaatgATTGTTTTCACTGCACAGAGCCGCATGTACCTAGTCATAAATGCAAACACCCAATGATTGTATTGTTGGACATTGACACCCCCGAGGATGACTCCCATGAATTTCATGATTGTAAACCCGAGGAGGAGCACCCCCTTGATCCCACGTGCCACATGATCGAGTTTTTTTTCTATACCACACCTTGGAAAGGGTCGCCCTATGCGTTTGCACGGCTCTATCGACTCCACACCCAT
Coding sequences:
- the LOC137712810 gene encoding protein KINESIN LIGHT CHAIN-RELATED 3-like; protein product: MPGIVDEVVNESHENSLPSKENTALNGSPKSTLNQQSPRSRGHDRPVDGVVDTSIEQLYENVCDMQSSDQSPSRRSFRSDGDESRIDSELRHLVGGEMREVEIMEEEVLEKPAYDSRSDSSSKKGLSSDRKSGKMVKSASAKSVSSGNSKKVAQLQVETETSSKSVVKGRSPDKPPIPSNKNFQKQHLGPTSVKKGRNSSVAGSKLQNGTEDLAESGLNNPDLGPFLLKQARDLISSGDNPQKALELALRAGKSFELFANGKPCLELVMCLHVTAAIYCNLGQYHEAIPVLEHSIELSAIEEGQNHALAKFAGHMQLGDTYAMLGQLENSIMHYSTGLEIQKQVLGETDVRVGETCRYLAEAHVQALQFDEAQRLCQMALDSHKENGSPSSLEEAADRRLMGLICETKGDHEAALEHLVLASMAMVANGQEVEVASVDCSIGDTYLSLSRYDEAAFAYQKALTVFKTTKGENHPAVGSVFIRLADLYNRTGKIRESKSYCENALRIYEKPMHGVPPEEMASGLTDVSAIYESMNDLEQAVKLLQKALKIYNDAPGQQSTIAGIEAQMGVMYYMLGSYSESYDSFKSAISKLRATGEKKTAFFGIVLNQIGLACVQRYSINEAQECFEEARTILEHECGPYHPDTLGVYSNLAGTYDATGRLEDAIEILEYVVEMREEKLGTANPDVDDEKRRLAELLKEAGRDRSRKTRSLENLLDSNSHGINNDGITVL